The proteins below are encoded in one region of Strix aluco isolate bStrAlu1 chromosome 8, bStrAlu1.hap1, whole genome shotgun sequence:
- the LOC141926419 gene encoding fatty-acid amide hydrolase 1-like: MRVPLPALLCGSAAGLLLLLLRWRRRSGLWRKVKEARQRQERSLVQMEMAVRSFREQHPSVNMISILSLPLPELSKKLRDGSLPPEHVFYAYVGKALQIATETNCITEYLQESETQLRKAKLTGKLGLLYGVPVSIKDSIDCEGHDSTLGFIKNLNKPATEDSVVVQVLKRQGAIPFVKTNVPQSLISYDCKNLIFGQTFNPLLYTRSPGGSSGGEGALVGGGGSILGFGTDVGGSLRFPAAFCGICTLKPTGNRLSKKGIISGVLGQKAVVAAVGPMAKDVESLVLCMRALLCEDMFSLDSTVPPLPFNEEVYSSMQPLRIGYYETDFFTMPSPAMRRAVRETKQLLEDAGHTLVPFELMNVDYVIFNLCVRGLFADGGASFLRKFKGELEKGSVGLFLRLAKSPNWLKTVLSWIAKPFVPRFSGIIRSMRANTVDEVWSLHCEIEDFCHQFIAQWKKLNLDVMLCPMLGPALGIGYPGKLSVAVSYTMLYNTLDFPVGVVPVTMVTDEDEEELKGYQGYFRDWWDRTLAKAFRGSVGLPVAVQCVALPWQEELCLRFMKEVETLILKKNRLV, encoded by the exons CATCCTTCTGTGAACATGAtctccatcctctctctgccTTTGCCGGAGCTCTCCAAGAAACTCCGAGATGGGTCCCTCCCTCCAGAGCATGTCTTCTATGCCTATGTGGGCAAG GCCCTCCAAATCGCCACAGAAACCAACTGCATCACGGAGTATCTGCAGGAAAGCGAGACCCAGCTCCGGAAGGCGAAGCTGACAGGGAAGCTGGGTTTGCTCTATGGGGTGCCTGTCAGCATCAAAGACTCCATCGATTGCGAG GGTCATGATTCCACGTTAGGGTTTATAAAAAACCTCAATAAACCTGCAACAGAGGACAGCGTGGTGGTGCAGGTGCTCAAGAGACAGGGGGCAATTCCATTTGTCAAAACCAATGTTCCCCAGTCCCTCATCAG CTATGACTGCAAGAACTTAATCTTTGGTCAGACATTCAACCCTCTGCTCTACACCAGAAGCCCCGGAGGCTCCTCTGGTGGAGAAGGGGCACTTGTAGGAGGAGGTGGGTCCATCTTGGGCTTTGGGACGGATGTAGGAGGGAGCCTGCGtttccctgctgccttctgtgGAATCTGTACTCTGAAACCCACCGGGAACAGACTCAG taaaaaaggaataatttctggTGTCCTTGGGCAGAAGGCAG TGGTCGCAGCAGTGGGGCCAATGGCAAAAGATGTGGAGAGCCTGGTGCTGTGCATGCGGGCGCTCCTGTGCGAGGACATGTTCAGCCTGGACAGCACAGTGCCCCCCCTTCCCTTCAATGAGGAG GTGTATTCCAGCATGCAGCCCCTCCGCATAGGCTACTATGAAACAGATTTCTTCACCATGCCAAGCCCTGCCATGAGACGTGCCGTTCGGGAGACAAAGCAGTTGTTGGAGGATGCTGGTCACACG CTGGTGCCCTTCGAGCTCATGAACGTGGACTACGTGATCTTTAATTTATGTGTCAGGGGACTGTTTGCAGATGGGGGTGCCTCCTTCCTCAGGAAATT CAAAGGGGAGCTGGAGAAAGGCAGCGTGGGACTGTTTCTCCGTTTGGCGAAGTCACCAAACTGGCTGAAAACTGTCCTCTCCTGGATTGCCAAACCCTTC GTCCCTCGATTTTCAGGTATCATAAGAAGTATGAGAGCAAA taCAGTGGATGAAGTCTGGAGTCTTCATTGTGAAATTGAG GATTTTTGCCACCAGTTCATCGCCCAATGGAAAAAGCTGAATCTGGACGTCATGCTTTGTCCCATGCTGGGCCCGGCTCTCGGCATCGGCTACCCTGGGAAGCTCTCAG TGGCAGTCAGCTACACCATGCTCTACAACACCTTGGACTTCCCTGTCGGCGTGGTCCCCGTCACGATGGTGAcggatgaggatgaggaggagctGAAGGGCTACCAGGGGTACTTTCGGGACTGGTGGGACCGGACCCTGGCAAAG GCTTTTCGCGGCAGCGTggggctgcctgtggctgtgcaGTGCGTGGCCTTGCCGTGGCAGGAAGAGCTGTGCCTCCGGTTCATGAAGGAGGTGGAGACACTCATCCTGAAGAAAAACAGGCTCGTCTGA